In Fimbriiglobus ruber, a genomic segment contains:
- a CDS encoding tetratricopeptide repeat protein, giving the protein MSTDRPKSPAKRSPRRLVNVIAAVLLVGVIGIAAVMVAEHLGYFGQKTSGEEVPVSQPVPPPSPDPAPVKMSGSLARTPDGLADVVYLPYEVAGPFDRFDDFGRELDRQALWLAAREEFGLRPKDASLGDPAPAGLPSDRFIRVRTGNNSAIGLTRIFSIGSTGYGSMVWVGKHGDVRFYRAQPARAIEDAEAVSRGRFKDCLAAARFVPKENARSDAPVSPEVERLLGEMRETSQFAAVRMLHDEVRTKGESPALLGGLARGYATLGLLTEFHWTPAPYAFKARGLLYAQRVLARNPTSPTALRTRAYVAALTGLHQLALADLERAGPGPAPAWVEAVDAFVHFDLGRLAKAGDTPLVGLLTYLAREEPEAEAAMIGAAARFLKTEPECYRVHDALARLMGVANGHQATTVGLEAFTAGLPRRIREQPGLPGAVADLVTRDRLDSESEADLYDALRAAGKPTLDRGEPSWTALGSILRDVRFSQAWYRLYFMAVQWGVPTADAAREFATTLAGHPLLPVIESFVVDRQRDPAAVRAKLTAVAERDFDIRAGWYSNWCDLADPTGKLRGEARAQNSHGYQDVARWLYSVGDQDNYRAKYGAGVRRVSPHAPLGAALLASARPDPGDPGATEVADAAALAEIEKTYPESPTVQRRLAQRYSTDGRFDDAERCFRRWVELSPDGRAYREMAAVYLKQGKEELWKKALEDSLKQEDHGLDHAQSRVDLARFYMNKKDFERAEPYALAAAESYAEWALLCAAQCKEGLGKWDEANEIYRASSQRYEGSVFPWYFGCRQSGRMQRSVAEEAVATYLASFEGKISPNWAWSAGRFYLLTGRPKLAREQFAAEYVLHPTPACGLFVALLADAAKDIAERDRMFNEIAKMKDDHLKKLAVVLQRWAASKEAPDAAAVEAALAGYTPGERSDASTFVGWWLDNRGAADRAVEVWEKGVALKTGTLWLNTHAKGFLEDHGVKR; this is encoded by the coding sequence ATGTCGACCGATCGTCCGAAGTCGCCAGCGAAACGATCGCCTCGCCGACTGGTTAACGTGATCGCGGCCGTACTTTTGGTCGGGGTCATTGGAATAGCCGCCGTCATGGTCGCCGAACATCTCGGTTATTTCGGCCAGAAAACATCGGGGGAAGAGGTTCCGGTCAGCCAACCTGTTCCGCCTCCCTCGCCGGACCCCGCCCCCGTGAAAATGAGTGGGTCACTCGCCCGGACCCCGGACGGTCTCGCGGACGTCGTTTACCTGCCTTACGAGGTCGCCGGCCCTTTCGACCGCTTCGACGACTTCGGCCGGGAGTTAGACCGACAGGCTCTTTGGCTGGCCGCCCGCGAAGAATTCGGGTTGCGCCCGAAAGACGCCTCCCTCGGCGACCCCGCTCCCGCCGGCCTGCCCTCGGACCGATTCATTCGAGTTCGGACCGGGAATAACAGCGCGATTGGATTGACCCGGATTTTTTCGATCGGGTCGACGGGATACGGCAGCATGGTCTGGGTGGGAAAGCACGGCGACGTCAGATTCTATCGCGCCCAACCGGCCCGCGCGATCGAAGACGCCGAAGCCGTCTCCCGGGGGCGGTTCAAGGATTGCTTGGCGGCCGCCCGCTTCGTGCCCAAGGAGAACGCCCGCTCGGACGCCCCGGTCTCCCCGGAGGTCGAACGATTGCTCGGGGAGATGCGGGAAACGTCCCAGTTCGCTGCCGTCCGCATGCTACACGACGAGGTCCGTACGAAGGGTGAATCGCCGGCTCTGCTCGGCGGGCTCGCCCGCGGGTATGCGACGCTCGGCCTGCTGACCGAATTCCACTGGACCCCGGCCCCCTACGCGTTCAAGGCGCGCGGCTTGCTCTACGCCCAACGGGTACTTGCCCGCAACCCGACGTCGCCAACCGCCCTCCGGACCCGGGCGTATGTCGCCGCCTTGACCGGCCTTCACCAACTCGCTCTGGCCGACCTGGAAAGGGCCGGTCCGGGTCCGGCGCCGGCCTGGGTCGAGGCGGTCGACGCGTTCGTCCACTTCGACCTCGGACGTTTGGCTAAAGCGGGGGATACGCCGCTCGTTGGTCTGCTCACATACCTCGCGCGGGAGGAACCCGAAGCGGAGGCGGCCATGATTGGCGCCGCGGCCCGATTCCTCAAAACCGAGCCCGAGTGTTACCGCGTCCACGACGCGCTGGCCCGTCTGATGGGTGTCGCCAACGGGCACCAGGCTACCACGGTGGGGCTAGAAGCTTTCACAGCCGGCCTGCCCCGTCGAATCCGCGAGCAGCCAGGGTTACCGGGCGCCGTGGCCGACCTCGTGACCCGCGACCGATTGGATTCGGAAAGCGAAGCCGACCTGTACGACGCGCTGCGGGCGGCCGGCAAACCGACGCTCGATCGCGGGGAGCCGTCGTGGACCGCTCTGGGTTCTATTCTTCGGGACGTCCGGTTCTCGCAGGCTTGGTACCGGCTGTACTTCATGGCCGTGCAGTGGGGCGTCCCGACGGCGGACGCCGCCCGGGAATTTGCTACCACCCTGGCCGGCCATCCATTGTTACCCGTCATTGAGAGTTTTGTGGTCGACCGCCAGCGCGACCCGGCCGCGGTCCGGGCGAAGTTGACCGCCGTCGCGGAACGAGACTTCGACATTCGGGCCGGGTGGTACTCGAACTGGTGTGACCTGGCCGACCCGACGGGGAAACTGCGCGGCGAGGCCCGGGCCCAAAATAGTCACGGATATCAAGACGTGGCCCGGTGGTTGTACAGCGTGGGCGACCAGGACAACTACCGGGCGAAATACGGAGCGGGTGTTCGCAGGGTCAGTCCGCACGCGCCGCTGGGGGCCGCGTTGCTCGCCTCCGCCCGGCCGGACCCGGGCGACCCGGGCGCGACGGAAGTGGCCGACGCCGCGGCATTGGCCGAGATCGAAAAGACGTACCCGGAGTCACCGACGGTCCAACGGCGACTGGCCCAACGGTACTCGACCGACGGCCGGTTCGACGACGCCGAGCGGTGTTTCCGGCGGTGGGTCGAGTTGTCGCCGGACGGCCGGGCCTACCGCGAGATGGCCGCGGTTTATCTCAAGCAGGGTAAAGAGGAACTTTGGAAGAAGGCGTTGGAGGATTCGCTGAAACAGGAAGACCACGGTCTGGACCACGCCCAGTCCCGCGTCGACCTGGCCCGCTTTTACATGAACAAGAAGGATTTCGAGCGAGCCGAACCGTATGCCCTGGCGGCGGCCGAGAGCTATGCGGAATGGGCCTTGCTGTGCGCCGCCCAGTGCAAGGAAGGGTTGGGCAAGTGGGACGAGGCGAACGAGATCTACCGCGCCAGTTCCCAGCGGTATGAAGGGAGTGTGTTCCCGTGGTACTTCGGTTGCCGGCAGTCCGGGCGGATGCAACGGTCTGTGGCCGAGGAGGCCGTCGCGACGTACCTGGCATCATTCGAGGGGAAGATCTCGCCTAACTGGGCCTGGTCCGCCGGCCGGTTCTATTTATTGACCGGCCGGCCGAAACTCGCCCGCGAGCAGTTCGCCGCCGAATACGTCCTTCATCCAACGCCCGCGTGCGGGCTGTTCGTGGCGCTGCTGGCCGACGCGGCCAAGGACATCGCCGAGCGGGACCGCATGTTCAACGAAATCGCGAAGATGAAAGACGACCACCTCAAGAAGTTGGCTGTCGTACTCCAACGCTGGGCGGCATCCAAGGAGGCGCCGGACGCGGCGGCGGTCGAAGCGGCGCTCGCGGGCTACACCCCGGGCGAGCGGTCGGATGCCAGCACCTTTGTCGGCTGGTGGCTGGACAACCGTGGGGCCGCGGACCGGGCGGTCGAGGTGTGGGAAAAGGGCGTGGCCCTCAAGACCGGCACCCTGTGGCTCAACACGCACGCCAAAGGGTTCCTCGAAGACCACGGGGTCAAACGTTAA
- a CDS encoding aminotransferase class V-fold PLP-dependent enzyme: MTWAAFRSHFPVTGRWAFFDHAAVAPIPDTAVAALAEYASRLAGNGLADILFWVDRVAHVRRLAAQLINAPAADDVMFVPNTTTGIGLIAEGYPWTPGDNVILAAEEYPSNQYPWLNLASRGVEVRTVPSRGNRVEIDDVRAAMTDRTRVLATSFVQYGSGFRTDLAALGELCRERGVFFFVDAIQGLGVFPLDVQALPIDALAADGHKWLLAPEGAGIAYVRREWVDRLHPIGVGAHSVVHSFNYSTIDFRLKPHAGRWEGGALNVPGITALGASLELLLGAGIDAVSRRIIELTDYLCARAPEFGLEVFSSRREPDKSGIVSLTKPGTPPKEIMKRCRAAGVIVNVRADRLRVSPHAYNTEDEIDRFLRVVADGG; this comes from the coding sequence ATGACCTGGGCTGCATTTCGGTCGCACTTCCCCGTGACCGGCCGTTGGGCGTTCTTCGACCACGCGGCCGTCGCGCCGATCCCGGACACGGCCGTCGCGGCGCTCGCCGAGTACGCCAGCCGGCTGGCCGGCAACGGGTTGGCCGACATCCTGTTCTGGGTCGACCGGGTCGCACACGTGCGGCGCCTGGCGGCCCAGCTCATCAACGCGCCGGCGGCCGACGACGTCATGTTCGTGCCGAACACGACCACCGGTATCGGGCTGATCGCCGAAGGATACCCGTGGACGCCGGGCGACAACGTCATCCTCGCGGCCGAGGAATACCCGTCGAACCAGTACCCGTGGCTGAACCTCGCCAGTCGCGGCGTCGAGGTCCGAACGGTGCCGAGCCGCGGGAACCGCGTCGAGATCGACGACGTCCGCGCGGCGATGACCGATCGGACGCGGGTTCTCGCGACCAGCTTCGTGCAATACGGCAGCGGCTTCCGCACGGACCTGGCCGCGCTGGGCGAACTCTGCCGGGAGCGCGGTGTCTTCTTCTTCGTGGACGCGATCCAGGGGCTCGGCGTCTTCCCGCTCGACGTCCAGGCACTGCCGATCGATGCTTTGGCTGCCGACGGGCACAAATGGCTGCTGGCGCCCGAGGGGGCGGGCATCGCGTACGTCCGCCGCGAGTGGGTCGACCGCTTGCACCCGATCGGCGTCGGCGCCCACAGCGTGGTCCACTCGTTCAATTACAGCACGATCGACTTCCGGCTCAAGCCCCACGCCGGCCGGTGGGAAGGTGGCGCCCTGAACGTCCCCGGCATCACCGCGCTGGGGGCGAGCCTGGAACTGCTCCTGGGGGCGGGAATCGACGCGGTCTCGCGGCGCATCATCGAACTGACCGACTACCTCTGTGCCCGCGCGCCGGAGTTCGGCCTGGAGGTTTTCAGCAGTCGCCGCGAACCCGACAAGTCCGGGATCGTGTCACTCACCAAACCGGGCACGCCGCCGAAGGAGATCATGAAGCGGTGTCGGGCGGCGGGGGTCATCGTCAACGTCCGCGCCGACCGCCTCCGCGTGAGCCCGCACGCATACAACACCGAAGACGAGATCGACCGGTTCCTCCGCGTCGTGGCGGACGGGGGTTGA
- a CDS encoding tetratricopeptide repeat protein translates to MSVRRHDSHANRPSLWAISWITVLLVAACFGRSSTPFAYADENGPKPVLQPKGDAEQAPVGSNPVKLDGALAPAPDGLADVVYLPREEAPPFGTYDDFVREVDRQTVWLTAREEFGLRPKDEALGDPVPAGLPADRQIGIRVGQPTRLGPDLTFSVGSTGNEKVIWDRPFRDVTFDKVDPAKTIEQAETISRGRIKECLAAARFLPKANARSAAPVPPEVEKLLGEMRETAQFAAVRLLHDEVRAKGESPALLGALSRAYATLGLLTEFQWSPAPYVFKARSLLYAQRLLARDPKSPTALQYRAYAAALAGLHSLALADLAKAGPTTGQPAWVETIDAFVHFDLGRLAKVQTAADAPLVRLLTYIAKEEPETEAAMAIAGREFFKTEPECYRVHEALGRLTGVSTGHQVLAASHEAFAAGFTQRIREQPGLPKAVADLVTGDRMTPEAEADVYDALRAAGKPSLDRGEPSWTALGSLLRDVRLSLAWQRLYFMADRLAVPTADAARQYAVILAGHPFMPVIESFTVDRHRDPAGFKSKLETVPYQNIDTRSGWFSVWCNSADPTHRMSEMSRRQNGWAYQDLARWLYASGDQDNFRSRRAPQLGRISPHSPIASGMLASFVATGTEPAADAAKLAEIEKKFPDSAMVQRRLAQRHQADGRVEDAERCYRRWVKLSPDGRAYRELAAVYAKLGREDQWKKALEDSLKEEDFGLDHAQTRVQLARFYMAKKDFKQAEPYALEAAESYAQWALLCAAECEVGLEKWDEANALYRANAGRYTGGALTWYFTCRQTGRMQRTAAEEAVTEYLATFEGRIPPNVAWQAGRFYLLSGKTKLAREQFAVEFARRPSSLAGLFAALTADATKDVKERDRILDEMAKLNDDYIKKLAATIQKWTAAKEVPDAKAIDALLAGRHPGEQSDVGMLIAWWLDNRGATERAVELWEKCAAIKVGTLWMRIHTVGFLEDHGIKAKP, encoded by the coding sequence ATGTCCGTCCGTCGTCATGATTCACACGCCAATCGGCCTTCCCTGTGGGCGATCAGCTGGATCACCGTCCTGCTGGTGGCCGCCTGCTTCGGCCGGTCTTCCACCCCGTTCGCGTACGCCGACGAAAACGGGCCGAAGCCGGTGTTGCAGCCCAAGGGGGACGCCGAACAAGCACCGGTGGGGTCCAACCCCGTAAAGCTGGACGGGGCACTGGCCCCGGCGCCGGACGGGCTCGCGGATGTTGTTTATTTACCCCGCGAAGAAGCGCCTCCCTTCGGAACCTACGACGACTTTGTGCGGGAGGTGGACCGACAAACCGTGTGGCTGACCGCCCGGGAAGAGTTCGGGTTGCGACCCAAAGACGAAGCCCTTGGCGACCCGGTTCCCGCCGGCCTGCCGGCCGACCGACAAATCGGCATCCGGGTGGGCCAGCCGACCCGGCTCGGACCGGACTTGACCTTTTCGGTCGGCTCGACAGGAAACGAGAAGGTGATCTGGGACCGACCGTTCCGCGATGTCACGTTCGACAAGGTGGACCCGGCCAAGACGATCGAACAGGCGGAAACGATCTCCCGCGGGCGGATCAAAGAATGTCTGGCGGCCGCCCGCTTCCTGCCCAAGGCGAACGCGCGGTCGGCCGCGCCGGTTCCGCCCGAAGTCGAAAAACTACTTGGGGAAATGCGGGAGACGGCCCAGTTCGCAGCCGTCCGTCTGTTGCACGACGAGGTCCGCGCAAAAGGAGAATCGCCGGCCTTACTCGGGGCGCTGTCCCGGGCTTACGCGACACTCGGGCTCTTAACCGAGTTTCAATGGTCCCCCGCGCCCTACGTGTTCAAAGCCCGAAGCCTGCTCTACGCCCAGCGGTTGTTAGCGCGCGACCCGAAGTCGCCGACCGCCCTTCAGTACCGGGCCTACGCCGCGGCCCTGGCCGGTCTTCACAGCCTCGCACTGGCCGATCTGGCGAAAGCCGGCCCGACCACGGGGCAGCCGGCCTGGGTCGAGACGATCGATGCGTTCGTCCACTTCGACCTCGGCCGCCTGGCCAAGGTCCAGACCGCGGCAGACGCGCCACTCGTCCGCCTGCTGACCTACATAGCGAAAGAGGAGCCGGAGACCGAAGCCGCGATGGCCATCGCCGGGCGCGAGTTCTTCAAGACCGAGCCCGAATGTTACCGCGTCCATGAAGCGCTGGGTCGGCTCACGGGAGTGAGTACCGGGCACCAGGTTCTCGCCGCGAGCCACGAAGCGTTCGCGGCCGGGTTCACCCAACGAATCCGGGAACAACCCGGCCTGCCCAAGGCCGTGGCCGACCTCGTGACCGGCGACCGCATGACGCCGGAAGCGGAGGCCGACGTGTACGACGCGCTGCGGGCGGCCGGCAAACCGTCCCTCGACCGCGGGGAGCCGTCGTGGACCGCCCTCGGGTCTCTTCTCCGCGACGTCCGGCTCTCCCTCGCCTGGCAACGGTTGTACTTCATGGCCGACCGGCTGGCCGTCCCGACGGCGGACGCCGCCCGTCAGTACGCCGTCATTCTGGCCGGGCACCCCTTCATGCCGGTGATCGAGAGCTTCACCGTCGACCGCCACCGCGACCCGGCCGGTTTCAAGTCGAAACTCGAGACCGTCCCGTACCAGAACATCGACACCCGGTCCGGGTGGTTCTCGGTCTGGTGCAATTCGGCCGACCCGACCCACCGTATGTCCGAGATGTCCCGGAGGCAAAACGGCTGGGCGTACCAGGATCTGGCCCGGTGGTTGTACGCCTCGGGCGACCAGGACAATTTTCGGTCCCGGCGGGCCCCGCAGCTCGGCCGGATCAGCCCGCACTCGCCGATCGCGTCCGGGATGCTGGCGTCGTTCGTAGCGACGGGCACTGAGCCCGCGGCCGACGCCGCCAAACTGGCGGAGATCGAAAAGAAATTCCCCGACTCGGCGATGGTCCAACGGCGGCTAGCCCAACGCCACCAGGCCGACGGCCGCGTCGAAGACGCGGAACGGTGTTACCGGCGGTGGGTCAAACTCTCCCCGGACGGTCGGGCGTACCGGGAGTTGGCCGCGGTTTACGCCAAGTTGGGGCGAGAGGATCAGTGGAAGAAAGCGTTGGAAGACTCGTTGAAGGAAGAAGATTTCGGCCTGGACCACGCCCAGACGCGGGTCCAGTTGGCCCGCTTTTACATGGCCAAGAAAGATTTCAAGCAGGCGGAACCCTACGCCCTGGAGGCGGCCGAGAGCTACGCCCAGTGGGCTCTGTTGTGCGCGGCCGAGTGCGAGGTGGGGCTGGAAAAATGGGACGAGGCGAACGCGCTCTACCGGGCGAACGCCGGGCGGTACACCGGTGGGGCGCTGACGTGGTACTTTACCTGCCGGCAGACCGGGCGGATGCAGCGGACCGCGGCCGAGGAAGCGGTCACGGAATACCTGGCTACGTTCGAGGGGCGAATCCCTCCGAATGTTGCGTGGCAAGCCGGCCGCTTCTACCTGCTGTCCGGAAAGACGAAGCTGGCCCGCGAGCAGTTCGCGGTGGAGTTCGCCCGCCGCCCGTCGTCGCTCGCGGGACTTTTTGCGGCCCTGACGGCCGACGCAACCAAGGATGTTAAAGAGCGAGACCGGATACTCGACGAAATGGCAAAACTGAACGACGATTACATCAAAAAGCTGGCGGCCACGATCCAGAAGTGGACGGCCGCCAAGGAAGTTCCGGACGCGAAAGCGATCGACGCCTTGCTGGCGGGGCGGCACCCGGGTGAGCAGTCCGACGTCGGGATGCTGATCGCCTGGTGGCTGGACAACCGCGGGGCCACGGAGCGCGCGGTCGAACTCTGGGAGAAATGCGCGGCCATTAAGGTGGGCACGCTCTGGATGAGGATACACACCGTGGGGTTCCTGGAAGATCACGGCATCAAGGCGAAACCTTGA
- the coaD gene encoding pantetheine-phosphate adenylyltransferase → MPNSLNPRVAVYTGTFDPVHLGHLDVIQRCSRLYDRFIVGVGINPDKSTLFDIDERAALLSAITRDFGNVEVCKFEGLAVRFVRDANARIMVRGLRTLSDMEYEFTMSLMNLNLDPEIETVFLMAKEEFSHVSSSLLRQIAKLGGDLTKFLPEPVKAALIEKVRAGK, encoded by the coding sequence GTGCCGAATTCGCTCAACCCGCGCGTTGCCGTTTACACCGGGACGTTCGACCCGGTCCACCTCGGCCACCTGGACGTGATCCAGCGGTGCAGCCGGCTGTACGACCGGTTCATCGTCGGCGTCGGGATCAACCCGGACAAATCGACGCTCTTCGACATCGACGAGCGCGCCGCGCTACTCTCGGCGATCACGCGCGACTTCGGCAACGTCGAAGTGTGTAAGTTCGAGGGTCTGGCGGTCCGGTTCGTTCGCGACGCGAATGCGCGAATCATGGTCCGCGGCCTGCGGACGTTGAGCGACATGGAGTACGAGTTCACCATGTCGCTGATGAACCTGAACCTCGATCCCGAGATCGAGACGGTCTTTCTCATGGCGAAGGAGGAGTTCTCGCACGTGAGCAGCTCGCTCCTCCGCCAGATCGCAAAGCTCGGCGGCGACCTGACGAAGTTCCTCCCGGAGCCGGTAAAGGCGGCCCTGATCGAGAAGGTGCGGGCGGGGAAGTAG